One genomic segment of Acidovorax sp. 107 includes these proteins:
- the can gene encoding carbonate dehydratase, which yields MPSRDAMSSLAPLLENNRAWSARCAAEDPQYFERLAHQQMPRYLWIGCSDSRVPANEILGLRPGEVFVHRNVGNLVVHSDLNCLTVLQYAVEVLKVEHVLVVGHYGCGGVQAVIEQRRTGLAENWLRHLEDVARKHADRLDCIWGLDERAARLCEMNVIEQVSNVCRTTTLRRAWERGQQVEVHGLVYGLRDGLLRPVGGSVKGVQDRQEQYAQSLAALGTL from the coding sequence ATGCCGTCCCGGGATGCCATGTCCAGCCTGGCCCCTTTGTTGGAGAACAACCGTGCCTGGTCGGCGCGCTGTGCTGCGGAAGATCCGCAGTACTTCGAGCGGTTGGCGCACCAGCAAATGCCGCGCTATCTGTGGATCGGCTGTTCCGACAGCCGGGTGCCGGCCAACGAAATCCTGGGCCTGCGGCCTGGCGAGGTGTTTGTGCACCGCAACGTTGGCAACCTGGTGGTGCACTCCGATCTGAACTGCCTGACGGTGCTGCAGTATGCGGTCGAGGTGTTGAAAGTCGAGCATGTTCTCGTGGTAGGTCACTACGGTTGCGGCGGCGTGCAGGCGGTGATAGAACAGCGCCGCACCGGTCTGGCTGAGAACTGGTTGCGCCATCTGGAGGATGTGGCGCGCAAACACGCTGATCGGCTCGACTGCATTTGGGGCCTTGACGAGCGCGCCGCGCGGCTTTGCGAGATGAACGTGATCGAGCAAGTCAGCAACGTGTGCCGCACCACCACCCTGCGCCGCGCCTGGGAGCGCGGGCAGCAAGTTGAGGTGCACGGGTTGGTCTACGGCCTGCGCGACGGCTTGCTGCGGCCGGTCGGGGGCAGCGTCAAAGGCGTGCAGGACCGGCAGGAGCAATACGCTCAATCGCTTGCTGCCCTTGGCACACTCTGA